A window of Vulpes lagopus strain Blue_001 chromosome 21, ASM1834538v1, whole genome shotgun sequence contains these coding sequences:
- the LOC121480074 gene encoding LOW QUALITY PROTEIN: bublin coiled-coil protein-like (The sequence of the model RefSeq protein was modified relative to this genomic sequence to represent the inferred CDS: inserted 1 base in 1 codon; substituted 1 base at 1 genomic stop codon), whose protein sequence is MSGPNRDLGILVEAGAKGKDDVSEYAEYAAINSMLDQINSCLDQLEENDHLHACLQELFXQTCLKFQQXLSKVPAIPVPWL, encoded by the exons ATGTCGGGCCCCAACAGGGACCTGGGCATACTAGTGGAGGCAGGTGCAAAAGGCAAGGATGA TGTTTCAGAATATGCAGAATATGCTGCCATCAACTCCATGTTAGACCAGATCAACTCCTGTCTGGACCAACTGGAGGAGAATGACCACCTCCATGCCTGCCTCCAGGAGCTAT GGCAGACATGCCTTAAGTTTCAGCAGTAGCTTAGCAAGGTCCCAGCAATACCAGTCCCTTGGCTCTGA